One region of Eupeodes corollae chromosome 1, idEupCoro1.1, whole genome shotgun sequence genomic DNA includes:
- the LOC129942675 gene encoding protein phosphatase PP2A 55 kDa regulatory subunit isoform X3 has protein sequence MAGNGEASWCFSQIKGALDDDVTDADIISCVEFNHDGELLATGDKGGRVVIFQRDPTSKSSLPRRGEYNVYSTFQSHEPEFDYLKSLEIEEKINKIRWLRRKNPAHFLLSTNDKTVKLWKVSERDKSFEGYNTKEENGLIKDPTCITALRVPSVKHIPLMVEASPRRIFANAHTYHINSISVNSDQETYLSADDLRINLWNLEITDQSFNIVDIKPTNMEELTEVITAAEFHPTECNVFVYSSSKGTIRLCDMRSSALCDRHSKQFEEPENPTNRSFFSEIISSISDVKLSNSGRYMISRDYLSIKVWDLHMETKPIETYPVHEYLRAKLCSLYENDCIFDKFECCWNGNDTSIMTGSYNNFFRVFDRTTKKDVTLEASRDIIKPKTVLKPRKVCTGGKRKKDEISVDCLDFNKKILHTAWHPLENIIAVAATNNLFIFQDKF, from the exons gtaaTGGCGAAGCATCTTGGTGCTTCTCACAAATCAAGGGAGCCTTAGATGATGATGTTACAGATGCTGACATCATCTCCTGTGTTGAATTCAACCACGATGGCGAGCTGCTCGCCACTGGCGACAAGGGAGGTCGCGTTGTTATATTTCAG AGGGATCCGACATCGAAATCATCATTACCCCGTCGCGGTGAATATAATGTCTATTCAACTTTTCAATCGCATGAACCCGAATTCGATTACCTGAAATCGCTAGAAatcgaagaaaaaattaataagattcGATGGCTTCGAAGAAAAAATCCTGCACATTTCCTGCTGTCAACAAATGATAAGACCGTCAAACTTTGGAAGGTATCTGAGCGTGATAAATCTTTTGAGGGTTACAATACAAAAGAAGAGAATGGTCTTATTAAAGATCCAACGTGTATAACAGCCTTACGAGTTCCTTCAGTTAAGCATATTCCTCTGATGGTAGAGGCGTCTCCACGACGCATCTTCGCCAATGCACACACCTATCACATTAATTCGATATCTGTTAATTCTGACCAAGAGACGTATCTCTCAGCCGATGATTTGAGAATCAATCTTTGGAATTTAGAGATAACCGATCAGAGTTTCAATATTGTGGATATTAAGCCAACCAATATGGAGGAATTAACAGAAGTTATAACAGCTGCCGAATTTCATCCAACCGAATGCAATGTATTCGTGTACTCAAGTAGTAAGGGCACAATTCGTCTTTGTGATATGCGATCATCGGCGTTATGCGATAGGCATAGCAAACAATTTGAGGAACCGGAAAATCCTACCAATCGAAGCTTCTTCAGTGAGATAATAAGTTCGATTAGTGACGTTAAGTTAAGTAATTCCGGAAGATATATGATCTCAAGAGATTATTTAAGCATTAAAGTTTGGGATTTGCATATGGAAACAAAACCGATTGAAACATACCCG gtTCATGAATATCTTAGAGCAAAATTATGCTCCCTCTATGAAAATGAttgcatttttgataaattcgaGTGCTGCTGGAACGGTAACGACACGTCGATTATGACTGGAagttacaataattttttccgTGTATTCGACCGCACCACTAAAAAAGATGTTACACTAGAAGCATCTAGGGatataataaaaccaaaaaccgTGTTAAAACCCCGTAAAGTTTGCACTGGTGGTAAACGAAAAAAGGACGAGATCAGCGTAGATTGCTTGGATTTTAACAAGAAAATACTACATACAGCATGGCATCCACTAGAAAATATAATAGCTGTTGCAGCAACCAATAATTTGTTCATATTTCAGGATAAATTTTAG
- the LOC129942675 gene encoding protein phosphatase PP2A 55 kDa regulatory subunit isoform X2 yields MVFVGGNGEASWCFSQIKGALDDDVTDADIISCVEFNHDGELLATGDKGGRVVIFQRDPTSKSSLPRRGEYNVYSTFQSHEPEFDYLKSLEIEEKINKIRWLRRKNPAHFLLSTNDKTVKLWKVSERDKSFEGYNTKEENGLIKDPTCITALRVPSVKHIPLMVEASPRRIFANAHTYHINSISVNSDQETYLSADDLRINLWNLEITDQSFNIVDIKPTNMEELTEVITAAEFHPTECNVFVYSSSKGTIRLCDMRSSALCDRHSKQFEEPENPTNRSFFSEIISSISDVKLSNSGRYMISRDYLSIKVWDLHMETKPIETYPVHEYLRAKLCSLYENDCIFDKFECCWNGNDTSIMTGSYNNFFRVFDRTTKKDVTLEASRDIIKPKTVLKPRKVCTGGKRKKDEISVDCLDFNKKILHTAWHPLENIIAVAATNNLFIFQDKF; encoded by the exons gtaaTGGCGAAGCATCTTGGTGCTTCTCACAAATCAAGGGAGCCTTAGATGATGATGTTACAGATGCTGACATCATCTCCTGTGTTGAATTCAACCACGATGGCGAGCTGCTCGCCACTGGCGACAAGGGAGGTCGCGTTGTTATATTTCAG AGGGATCCGACATCGAAATCATCATTACCCCGTCGCGGTGAATATAATGTCTATTCAACTTTTCAATCGCATGAACCCGAATTCGATTACCTGAAATCGCTAGAAatcgaagaaaaaattaataagattcGATGGCTTCGAAGAAAAAATCCTGCACATTTCCTGCTGTCAACAAATGATAAGACCGTCAAACTTTGGAAGGTATCTGAGCGTGATAAATCTTTTGAGGGTTACAATACAAAAGAAGAGAATGGTCTTATTAAAGATCCAACGTGTATAACAGCCTTACGAGTTCCTTCAGTTAAGCATATTCCTCTGATGGTAGAGGCGTCTCCACGACGCATCTTCGCCAATGCACACACCTATCACATTAATTCGATATCTGTTAATTCTGACCAAGAGACGTATCTCTCAGCCGATGATTTGAGAATCAATCTTTGGAATTTAGAGATAACCGATCAGAGTTTCAATATTGTGGATATTAAGCCAACCAATATGGAGGAATTAACAGAAGTTATAACAGCTGCCGAATTTCATCCAACCGAATGCAATGTATTCGTGTACTCAAGTAGTAAGGGCACAATTCGTCTTTGTGATATGCGATCATCGGCGTTATGCGATAGGCATAGCAAACAATTTGAGGAACCGGAAAATCCTACCAATCGAAGCTTCTTCAGTGAGATAATAAGTTCGATTAGTGACGTTAAGTTAAGTAATTCCGGAAGATATATGATCTCAAGAGATTATTTAAGCATTAAAGTTTGGGATTTGCATATGGAAACAAAACCGATTGAAACATACCCG gtTCATGAATATCTTAGAGCAAAATTATGCTCCCTCTATGAAAATGAttgcatttttgataaattcgaGTGCTGCTGGAACGGTAACGACACGTCGATTATGACTGGAagttacaataattttttccgTGTATTCGACCGCACCACTAAAAAAGATGTTACACTAGAAGCATCTAGGGatataataaaaccaaaaaccgTGTTAAAACCCCGTAAAGTTTGCACTGGTGGTAAACGAAAAAAGGACGAGATCAGCGTAGATTGCTTGGATTTTAACAAGAAAATACTACATACAGCATGGCATCCACTAGAAAATATAATAGCTGTTGCAGCAACCAATAATTTGTTCATATTTCAGGATAAATTTTAG